One genomic window of Aptenodytes patagonicus chromosome 3, bAptPat1.pri.cur, whole genome shotgun sequence includes the following:
- the GTF2A1L gene encoding TFIIA-alpha and beta-like factor isoform X2 gives MQSKATEGFFRHSHHSPQFTLQLPHNFHRVLQASAASLVIPTGRGFQHFTAADLGASRAGATLTLPSGIAYPIHVPAGVTLQTASGHLYKVNVPVMVTQAGDASILHHPVQQIFQPLGQPSVLQANIAGVAQVNASSAQAAAETLQPQETAVQQTMVFQPNVMEKTHLENSANTTLVQQPSVSQQQLVTNAVLNQHADSTEKSQHGNLHTAVFTPESSEGFSPAESLANNSSGVLLDVEGQLDIEPQESVQQQVSDDIIDLIITGKSLDDKAVLKDQDSIASSDKMEPTEQMESNLRSEKDICSDIEGIIQLDGTGDVSPKEEIPHTKDREENEFIGIIESEDLKVLEDVDEEDDDEECDSISNTESSSSGGDNEEPQIDIVEEDPLNSGDDVSEQDVPDLFDTDNVIVCQYDKIHRSKNKWKFYLKDGVMSFEGKDHVFAKAIGDAEW, from the exons CTTCTTTAGTCATCCCAACTGGCAGAGGTTTTCAGCATTTCACAGCAGCAGATCTG GGTGCTTCACGAGCGGGTGCAACTCTTACTCTCCCTTCGGGTATTGCTTATCCTATACATGTACCAGCTGGAGTGACGCTACAGACGGCATCTG GGCACCTTTATAAGGTAAATGTGCCTGTTATGGTTACACAGGCAGGAGATGCAAGTATTCTACATCATCCTGTTCAGCAGATATTTCAGCCCCTTGGGCAACCTTCAGTTCTGCAAGCCAACATTGCCGGTGTTGCACAGGTGAATGCATcctctgcccaggcagctgctgaAACATTGCAACCCCAGGAGACTGCTGTCCAACAGACCATGGTATTTCAACCAAATGtcatggaaaaaacccacctggAGAACTCTGCCAATACTACGTTGGTCCAGCAGCCTTCTGTGAGTCAGCAGCAACTTGTGACTAATGCAGTGTTGAATCAGCATGCAGACTCAACAGAAAAATCTCAGCATGGCAACCTTCATACAGCTGTGTTTACTCCAGAATCCTCTGAAGGGTTTTCTCCTGCTGAATCCTTGGCAAACAACTCAAGTGGTGTCCTGCTGGATGTGGAGGGGCAGTTAGACATTGAGCCTCAAGAGTCAGTGCAGCAGCAGGTGTCTGATGATATCATTGACCTGATTATCACGGGCAAAAGTTTGGATGATAAAGCTGTTCTGAAAGATCAGGACAGCATTGCTTCCTCTGACAAG ATGGAACCTACTGAGCAGATGGAATCTAATTTACGATCAGAGAAGGATATCTGCAGTGACATTGAAGGCATAATTCAGCTAGATGGAACTGGTGATGTTTCTCCCAAGGAAGAAATACCACATACAAAAGATAGGGAAGAGAATGAATTCATTGGCATTATTGAATCAGAGGATCTAAAAGTTCTGGAGGATGTGGATGAGGAAGACGATGATGAAGAATGTGACAGTATTTCAAACACTGAGTCTAGCAGCAGTGGTGGTGATAATGAAGAGCCCCAAATAGATATAGTTGAGGAG GACCCCTTAAATTCTGGTGATGATGTCAGTGAACAGGACGTTCCAGACTTGTTTGACACAGACAATGTGATAGTTTGTCAGTATGACAAG ATACATCGAAGTAAGAACAAATGGAAGTTCTACTTAAAAGATGGAGTGATGTCCTTTGAGGGTAAAGACCATGTTTTTGCAAAAGCCATTGGAGATGCAGAGTGGTGA
- the LHCGR gene encoding lutropin-choriogonadotropic hormone receptor isoform X1 has product MLPALLPLLLLPPLLPAAAGGRCPHRCACSQGALRCPPPPQGALPAPARASFTHLPVKVIPSHAFEGLRDAFIIEISQSDSLERIEASAFDSLPTLSEILILNTKNLLHIEDGAFRNLPRLKYLSICNTGIRQFPDLTQIFSLEAHFILELCDNLRMTTIPQNAFQGMNNESLTLKLYKNGFEDIHSHAFNGTKLNQLILKDNKNLRWIHNDALRGATGPDVLDISSTALESLPTYGLEAIQVLNATSSYSLKRLPPLDKFSSLLEAVLTYPSHCCAFRNLRTEKQNSLLSIFDNFSKECESTMRKPTNEILYRDDSYNTSLWSTEKNTYPFATDEETSPYSYSDIFDDSEMTGFDFEYDFCQPKILTCTPEPDAFNPCEDILGYSFLRVLIWFINILAIAGNFTVLLVLITSHYKLTVPRFLMCNLSFADFCMGLYLLLIASVDAQTSGQYYNHAIDWQTGSGCSTAGFFTVFASELSVYTLTVITIERWHTITYAMQLDRKLRLRHAVPIMLGGWVFSVLIAVLPLLGVSSYMKVSICLPMDIETGLSQAYILLILVLNVVAFIVICACYIKIYIAVQNPELVAANKDTKVAKRMAILIFTDFTCMAPISFFAISAAFKVPLITVTNSKILLVLFYPVNSCANPFLYAIFTKAFRRDFFLLMSKLGCCKSQAELYRMNYFSAYTSNCKNGSSATGPSKASQALLLLSALEKPYPAVRDKMSYNEN; this is encoded by the exons aTCATTTACTCACCTGCCTGTAAAAGTAATCCCATCACATGCGTTTGAAGGACTTAGAGATGCCTTTATCAT TGAAATCTCTCAGAGCGACTCCCTGGAGAGAATAGAAGCGAGCGCATTTGACAGCCTTCCCACTCTGTCTGAAAT ATTAATCCTGAACACAAAAAATCTGTTGCACATCGAGGATGGAGCGTTCAGAAACCTTCCAAGGCTAAAGTACTT GAGCATTTGTAACACTGGAATAAGACAATTTCCAGATCTGACACAGATCTTCTCATTAGAagctcattttatttt GGAGCTCTGCGATAACTTGCGTATGACAACTATACCACAAAATGCTTTCCAGGGGATGAACAATGAATCGCTGACACT CAAATTATATAAAAATGGATTTGAAGATATCCACAGCCATGCCTTCAATGGGACAAAGCTGAATCAATT AATCCTGAAGGACAATAAGAACCTCAGGTGGATACACAACGACGCCCTGAGAGGGGCCACAGGGCCAGACGTCCT GGATATTTCTTCAACGGCACTGGAGTCCCTGCCCACTTACGGGCTCGAGGCCATTCAAGTCTTAAATGCAACATCATCTTACTCGTTAAAGAGACTGCCACCGCTGGATAAATTCAGCAGTCTTCTGGAAGCTGTTCTAACATATCCCAGCCACTGCTGTGCTTTTCGAAATCTAAGGACAGAAAA ACaaaattctttgctttctatttttgacAACTTCTCCAAAGAGTGTGAAAGCACCATGAGGAAACCAACTAATGAAATACT ctacagAGATGACTCTTACAACACATCACTGTGGTCAACAGAAAAGAACACGTACCCGTTTGCAACAGATGAAGAAACCTCTCCTTACAGCTACTCAGATATTTTCGATGACAGCGAAATGACCGGCTTCGACTTTGAGTATGACTTTTGTCAGCCTAAAATACTCACGTGCACTCCAGAACCAGATGCATTTAATCCCTGCGAAGACATCCTGGGATACAGTTTTCTCAGAGTCCTAATCTGGTTTATAAACATCCTTGCCATTGCTGGCAATTTCACTGTACTCCTCGTTCTCATAACTAGCCATTACAAGCTCACTGTTCCTCGCTTCCTCATGTGCAACCTCTCCTTTGCTGATTTTTGCATGGGACTTTATCTGCTGCTCATTGCTTCTGTTGACGCCCAGACAAGCGGTCAGTACTACAACCACGCAATAGACTGGCAAACAGGCAGCGGCTGCAGTACTGCCGGCTTTTTCACTGTGTTTGCAAGCGAGCTCTCGGTGTACACGCTAACGGTGATCACTATAGAAAGGTGGCATACAATCACCTACGCCATGCAGCTGGATCGAAAGCTACGACTGAGGCATGCTGTGCCGATCATGCTCGGCGGCTGGGTGTTCTCCGTTTTAATAGCAGTGCTGCCTCTCTTAGGGGTCAGCAGTTACATGAAGGTCAGCATTTGTTTACCCATGGATATTGAAACGGGTCTTTCCCAAGCCTACATACTGCTGATCTTAGTGCTAAATGTTGTCGCCTTCATTGTCATCTGTGCTTGCTACATTAAGATTTACATAGCTGTTCAGAATCCAGAGCTGGTAGCTGCCAATAAAGATACCAAGGTTGCCAAGAGAATGGCGATACTGATCTTCACGGATTTTACCTGCATGGCCCCCATCTCCTTTTTTGCCATATCCGCTGCCTTTAAAGTACCTCTCATCACAGTGACAAACTCCAagattttgctggttttattttaccCCGTCAACTCCTGTGCAAACCCATTTCTTTACGCAATTTTCACCAAAGCATTTCGAAGGGATTTCTTTCTGCTGATGAGCAAGCTTGGTTGCTGTAAGAGCCAAGCAGAGCTTTACAGGATGAACTATTTCTCTGCTTATACCTCCAACTGCAAGAACGGCAGCTCAGCCACAGGCCCCAGCAAAGCCTCACAAGCACTGTTGCTCTTGTCAGCGTTAGAGAAGCCATATCCTGCAGTACGAGACAAGATGTCTTACAACGAAAATTAA
- the LHCGR gene encoding lutropin-choriogonadotropic hormone receptor isoform X2: MLPALLPLLLLPPLLPAAAGGRCPHRCACSQGALRCPPPPQGALPAPARASFTHLPVKVIPSHAFEGLRDAFIIEISQSDSLERIEASAFDSLPTLSEILILNTKNLLHIEDGAFRNLPRLKYLSICNTGIRQFPDLTQIFSLEAHFILELCDNLRMTTIPQNAFQGMNNESLTLKLYKNGFEDIHSHAFNGTKLNQLILKDNKNLRWIHNDALRGATGPDVLDISSTALESLPTYGLEAIQVLNATSSYSLKRLPPLDKFSSLLEAVLTYPSHCCAFRNLRTEKQNSLLSIFDNFSKECESTMRKPTNEILYSDIFDDSEMTGFDFEYDFCQPKILTCTPEPDAFNPCEDILGYSFLRVLIWFINILAIAGNFTVLLVLITSHYKLTVPRFLMCNLSFADFCMGLYLLLIASVDAQTSGQYYNHAIDWQTGSGCSTAGFFTVFASELSVYTLTVITIERWHTITYAMQLDRKLRLRHAVPIMLGGWVFSVLIAVLPLLGVSSYMKVSICLPMDIETGLSQAYILLILVLNVVAFIVICACYIKIYIAVQNPELVAANKDTKVAKRMAILIFTDFTCMAPISFFAISAAFKVPLITVTNSKILLVLFYPVNSCANPFLYAIFTKAFRRDFFLLMSKLGCCKSQAELYRMNYFSAYTSNCKNGSSATGPSKASQALLLLSALEKPYPAVRDKMSYNEN; the protein is encoded by the exons aTCATTTACTCACCTGCCTGTAAAAGTAATCCCATCACATGCGTTTGAAGGACTTAGAGATGCCTTTATCAT TGAAATCTCTCAGAGCGACTCCCTGGAGAGAATAGAAGCGAGCGCATTTGACAGCCTTCCCACTCTGTCTGAAAT ATTAATCCTGAACACAAAAAATCTGTTGCACATCGAGGATGGAGCGTTCAGAAACCTTCCAAGGCTAAAGTACTT GAGCATTTGTAACACTGGAATAAGACAATTTCCAGATCTGACACAGATCTTCTCATTAGAagctcattttatttt GGAGCTCTGCGATAACTTGCGTATGACAACTATACCACAAAATGCTTTCCAGGGGATGAACAATGAATCGCTGACACT CAAATTATATAAAAATGGATTTGAAGATATCCACAGCCATGCCTTCAATGGGACAAAGCTGAATCAATT AATCCTGAAGGACAATAAGAACCTCAGGTGGATACACAACGACGCCCTGAGAGGGGCCACAGGGCCAGACGTCCT GGATATTTCTTCAACGGCACTGGAGTCCCTGCCCACTTACGGGCTCGAGGCCATTCAAGTCTTAAATGCAACATCATCTTACTCGTTAAAGAGACTGCCACCGCTGGATAAATTCAGCAGTCTTCTGGAAGCTGTTCTAACATATCCCAGCCACTGCTGTGCTTTTCGAAATCTAAGGACAGAAAA ACaaaattctttgctttctatttttgacAACTTCTCCAAAGAGTGTGAAAGCACCATGAGGAAACCAACTAATGAAATACT CTACTCAGATATTTTCGATGACAGCGAAATGACCGGCTTCGACTTTGAGTATGACTTTTGTCAGCCTAAAATACTCACGTGCACTCCAGAACCAGATGCATTTAATCCCTGCGAAGACATCCTGGGATACAGTTTTCTCAGAGTCCTAATCTGGTTTATAAACATCCTTGCCATTGCTGGCAATTTCACTGTACTCCTCGTTCTCATAACTAGCCATTACAAGCTCACTGTTCCTCGCTTCCTCATGTGCAACCTCTCCTTTGCTGATTTTTGCATGGGACTTTATCTGCTGCTCATTGCTTCTGTTGACGCCCAGACAAGCGGTCAGTACTACAACCACGCAATAGACTGGCAAACAGGCAGCGGCTGCAGTACTGCCGGCTTTTTCACTGTGTTTGCAAGCGAGCTCTCGGTGTACACGCTAACGGTGATCACTATAGAAAGGTGGCATACAATCACCTACGCCATGCAGCTGGATCGAAAGCTACGACTGAGGCATGCTGTGCCGATCATGCTCGGCGGCTGGGTGTTCTCCGTTTTAATAGCAGTGCTGCCTCTCTTAGGGGTCAGCAGTTACATGAAGGTCAGCATTTGTTTACCCATGGATATTGAAACGGGTCTTTCCCAAGCCTACATACTGCTGATCTTAGTGCTAAATGTTGTCGCCTTCATTGTCATCTGTGCTTGCTACATTAAGATTTACATAGCTGTTCAGAATCCAGAGCTGGTAGCTGCCAATAAAGATACCAAGGTTGCCAAGAGAATGGCGATACTGATCTTCACGGATTTTACCTGCATGGCCCCCATCTCCTTTTTTGCCATATCCGCTGCCTTTAAAGTACCTCTCATCACAGTGACAAACTCCAagattttgctggttttattttaccCCGTCAACTCCTGTGCAAACCCATTTCTTTACGCAATTTTCACCAAAGCATTTCGAAGGGATTTCTTTCTGCTGATGAGCAAGCTTGGTTGCTGTAAGAGCCAAGCAGAGCTTTACAGGATGAACTATTTCTCTGCTTATACCTCCAACTGCAAGAACGGCAGCTCAGCCACAGGCCCCAGCAAAGCCTCACAAGCACTGTTGCTCTTGTCAGCGTTAGAGAAGCCATATCCTGCAGTACGAGACAAGATGTCTTACAACGAAAATTAA